In Natator depressus isolate rNatDep1 chromosome 17, rNatDep2.hap1, whole genome shotgun sequence, one genomic interval encodes:
- the PIGW gene encoding glucosaminyl-phosphatidylinositol-acyltransferase PIGW, translated as MSQKLLKEAFISNLNGTSFLEISIGLTLAPLCIACRGLLLILYNLHNGRPLHSRKYHLLLDFTVLVVPFMLSCTILSPVLPLLPITIGAFCAGLFYKIYNRRNHCIRTPPKQIIHDFLKTSLEPDYIPSITVFRVYVNILTAINILAVDFPQYPRRYAKTETYGTGAMDFGVGAFIFGNALVCPEVRQKTGVVQSKFSCLARQLLSVWPLVFLGLGRLISVKAVEYHEHFSEYGVHWNFFFTLAIVRMTASLLLTLFPTNKSWIVSMILAVFYQLILDTTHLKMFVLYGSDGKDTRVGFLNANREGVFSLFGYLAIYMASVQVGLYLLKKRTLVKDWIEVICFFLLTVFILLIFLPMSQVYVEPVSRRMANLPFCIWIVAQCLIFLICFLVTDLILVFTKLLVNGSRVPCCWNFTQPPNTNTKHDSEPTSIKRERQWLSICIINAIDKNQLVFFLLANVMTGMVNMMIDTIHSNTTFTLFVLHLYMFTNCLIMYILHAKNVILKCW; from the coding sequence ATGTCACAAAAGCTGCTGAAAGAAGCCTTTATCAGTAACTTAAATGGAACAAGTTTTCTAGAAATTTCAATAGGTTTAACTCTAGCTCCACTGTGTATAGCTTGCAGAGGTTTGCTGTTAATTTTGTATAATCTGCACAATGGAAGACCTTTACATTCAAGAAAGTATCATCTACTACTCGACTTTACAGTGCTAGTAGTTCCTTTTATGCTCAGCTGTACAATTTTGTCCCCTGTACTCCCTCTTTTGCCAATAACTATTGGGGCCTTCTGTGCAggattattttataaaatatacaaCAGACGAAATCATTGTATCAGGACTCCTCCGAAGCAAATCATACATGATTTCCTGAAGACTAGCTTAGAACCAGACTACATTCCATCAATAACAGTGTTTCGTGTTTACGTCAACATATTAACTGCAATTAACATTCTAGCAGTGGATTTTCCACAGTACCCCAGACGGTATGCCAAAACTGAGACCTATGGAACAGGAGCTATGGATTTTGGAGTGGGAGCTTTTATTTTTGGTAATGCTCTTGTTTGTCCTGAAGTTAGACAAAAAACAGGTGTGGTGCAATCCAAATTCTCCTGTCTAGCAAGACAGTTGTTATCTGTTTGGCCATTAGTTTTTCTTGGCTTGGGACGACTGATCAGTGTTAAAGCTGTAGAGTATCatgaacatttttcagagtatGGAGtgcactggaattttttttttactttagcaATTGTGAGAATGACCGCATCACTACTTTTAACTCTATTTCCAACCAACAAATCATGGATTGTTTCTATGATTCTTGCTGTATTTTATCAGCTTATTCTTGACACTACCCATCTGAAGATGTTTGTTTTATATGGGAGTGATGGCAAAGATACAAGGGTTGGATTTTTAAATGCTAACAGAGAAGGAGTGTTCTCCCTTTTTGGTTATCTGGCTATCTATATGGCTAGTGTGCAAGTGGGGTTATATTTGTTAAAGAAGAGAACTTTAGTCAAGGACTGGATTGAAGTAATATGTTTCTTTCTGCTGACAGTTTTCATACTCCTTATATTTCTTCCCATGTCTCAAGTTTATGTTGAGCCTGTGTCCCGCAGGATGGCTAATCTGCCTTTTTGCATCTGGATAGTTGCTCAGTGCCTgatatttttaatctgttttttagTGACTGATCTTATTTTGGTGTTTACAAAACTTCTGGTAAATGGATCTCGAGTGCCTTGCTGTTGGAATTTTACACAACcacctaatacaaatacaaaGCACGATTCAGAGCCCACATCTATCAAAAGAGAAAGACAGTGGCTAAGTATTTGCATAATTAATGCTATTGATAAAAATCAGTTAGTTTTTTTCTTGCTAGCAAATGTTATGACTGGCATGGTGAATATGATGATAGATACAATCCACAGCAATACCACATTTACCTTATTTGTGCTACACTTGTATATGTTTACTAACTGTTTAATTATGTATATATTGCATGCAAAAAATGTAATATTAAAATGCTGGTGA
- the GGNBP2 gene encoding gametogenetin-binding protein 2 isoform X2, with the protein MARLAAVCRDGEEEFPFEKRQIPLYIDDTLTMVMEFPDNVLNLDGHQNNGAQLKQFIQRHSMLKQQDLNIAMMVTSREVLSALSQLVPCVGCRRSVERLFSQLVESGNPALEPLTVGPKGVLSVTRSCMTDAKKLYTLFYVHGSKLNDMIDAIPKSKKNKRCQLHSLDTHKPKPLGGCWMDVWELMSQECRDEVVLIDSSCLLETLETYLRKHRFCTDCKNKVLRAYNILIGELDCSKEKGYCAALYEGLRCCPHERHIHVCCETDFIAHLLGRAEPEFAGGRRERHAKTIDIAQEEVLTCLGIHLYERLHRIWQKLRAEEQTWQMLFYLGVDALRKSFEMAVEKVQGISRLEQLCEEFSEEERVRELKQEKKRQKRKNRRKNKCVCEIPAPLQATEEKEISQEKENADFMDNSCKACGSTEDTSSCVEVIVTNESTSCTCPSSGTLLGSPKIKKGLSPHCNGSDCGYSSSMEGSETGSREGSDVACTEGICNHDENGDESCVHRCEDKEEDGDSCVECWANSEENNTKGKNKKKKKKSKMLKCENEHKRGSCIADPSSRETSGNTVCREFPLDKPRDPQAESCCSSEKNGQQLPWFDPRKKVSRFAESTEPSLAPDSGKGAKSLVELLDESECTSDEEIFISQDEIQSFMANNKSFYSNREQYRQHLKEKFNKYCRLNDHKRPICSGWLTTAGAN; encoded by the exons aTGGCGCGGCTGGCTGCAGTTTGCAGAGACGGGGAAGAGGAATTTCCCTTCGAAAAGAGGCAGATCCCCCTCTACATAGATGACACCCTTACA aTGGTGATGGAATTTCCTGATAATGTGCTAAACCTTGATGGACATCAGAATAATGGTGCACAATTAAAGCAGTTCATTCAG cgaCATAGTATGCTTAAACAGCAGGATCTAAATATTGCCATGATGGTGACATCGCGTGAAGTCTTGAGTGCACTTTCTCAGCTTGTCCCATGTGTTGGCTGTCGTCGTAGTGTGGAACGTCTGTTTTCCCAGCTCGTTGAGTCTGGAAATCCAGCACTTGAGCCCCTTACGGTAGGGCCAAAGGGAGTCCTTTCTGTAACTCGAAGCTGTATGACTGATGCAAAGAAGCTTTATACTCTATTTTATGTGCATGG GTCCAAATTAAATGATATGATAGATGCAATTCCAAAAAGTAAGAAGAACAAGAGATGTCAATTGCACTCCCTAGACACGCACAAGCCAAAACCTTTGGG GGGTTGTTGGATGGATGTGTGGGAACTCATGTCCCAAGAATGCAGGGATGAAGTCGTTTTAATTGATTCTAGTTGTCTTTTAGAAACATTAGAAACATATCTGCGAAAACACAG gtTTTGCACTGACTGCAAAAATAAAGTGCTCCGGGCATACAATATTCTTATTGGTGAACTAGACTGCAGCAAAGAAAAGGGATATTGTGCTGCACTTTATGAGGGTTTGCGTTGTTGTCCACATGAACGTCATATACATGTATGCTGTGAAACAGACTTCATTGCGCATCTTTTGGGTCGAGCTGAACCAGAGTTTGCAGGAGG ACGAAGGGAAAGGCATGCTAAGACAATAGACATAGCCCAAGAAGAGGTTTTGACTTGCCTGGGTATTCATCTTTATGAAAGACTACACCGAATTTGGCAAAAGCTACGGGCTGAAGAGCAGACATGGCAGATGCTTTTTTACCTTGGTGTTGATGCTTTACGCAAGAGTTTTGAG ATGGCTGTGGAAAAAGTGCAGGGTATTAGTCGATTGGAACAACTCTGTGAAGAGTTTTCAGAAGAGGAAAGAGTACGAGAACTTAAACAAGAGAAGAAGCGCCAAAAACGGAAGAATAGGCGgaaaaataagtgtgtgtgtgagattccTGCTCCCTTACAGGCAacagaagagaaagaaataagTCAGGAGAAG gAAAACGCAGACTTCATGGACAATAGTTGCAAAGCCTGTGGTAGTACAGAAGATACTAGCAGTTGTGTAGAAGTAATTGTTACCAACGAAAGCACTTCATGTACCTGTCCCAGTAGTGGCACTCTTTTGGGCTCGCCTAAAATAAAGAAAG GTTTATCTCCACATTGTAATGGTAGTGATTGCGGCTATTCATCTAGCATGGAGGGCAGTGAAACGGGATCTCGGGAGGGTTCAGATGTAGCCTGCACTGAAGGCATTTGTAACCATGACGAAAATG GTGATGAGTCATGTGTCCACCGCTGTGAGGATAAAGAGGAGGATGGGGATAGTTGTGTGGAATGTTGGGCTAATTCTGAAGAGAATAACAcaaaaggcaaaaacaaaaagaagaaaaagaaaagcaaaatgttgAAGTGTGAGAACGAGCAT AAGCGTGGAAGTTGTATTGCGGACCCGAGTAGCCGGGAGACCTCAGGAAATACCGTGTGCAGAGAGTTTCCCCTTGACAAGCCCAGAGACCCCCAGGctgaaagctgctgcagctcagaAAAAAATGGGCAGCAGCTGCCTTGGTTTGACCCCAGGAAAAAGGTGTCACGATTTGCAGAGTCTACAGAACCCTCGCTTGCTCCTGACTCGGGAAAGGGCGCCAAGAGCTTAGTGGAACTCCTT gATGAATCTGAATGCACTTCTGATGAGGAAATCTTTATCTCACAAGACGAAATACAGTCATTTATGGCAAACAACAAGTCTTTTTACAGCAATAGAGAACAATACCGACAGCATCTGAAGGAGAAATTTAATAAATACTGCCGCTTAAATGATCACAAGAGGCCCATTTGTAGTGGTTGGTTGACAACGGCTGGAGCGAactaa
- the GGNBP2 gene encoding gametogenetin-binding protein 2 isoform X1 codes for MARLAAVCRDGEEEFPFEKRQIPLYIDDTLTMVMEFPDNVLNLDGHQNNGAQLKQFIQRHSMLKQQDLNIAMMVTSREVLSALSQLVPCVGCRRSVERLFSQLVESGNPALEPLTVGPKGVLSVTRSCMTDAKKLYTLFYVHGSKLNDMIDAIPKSKKNKRCQLHSLDTHKPKPLGGCWMDVWELMSQECRDEVVLIDSSCLLETLETYLRKHRFCTDCKNKVLRAYNILIGELDCSKEKGYCAALYEGLRCCPHERHIHVCCETDFIAHLLGRAEPEFAGGYERRERHAKTIDIAQEEVLTCLGIHLYERLHRIWQKLRAEEQTWQMLFYLGVDALRKSFEMAVEKVQGISRLEQLCEEFSEEERVRELKQEKKRQKRKNRRKNKCVCEIPAPLQATEEKEISQEKENADFMDNSCKACGSTEDTSSCVEVIVTNESTSCTCPSSGTLLGSPKIKKGLSPHCNGSDCGYSSSMEGSETGSREGSDVACTEGICNHDENGDESCVHRCEDKEEDGDSCVECWANSEENNTKGKNKKKKKKSKMLKCENEHKRGSCIADPSSRETSGNTVCREFPLDKPRDPQAESCCSSEKNGQQLPWFDPRKKVSRFAESTEPSLAPDSGKGAKSLVELLDESECTSDEEIFISQDEIQSFMANNKSFYSNREQYRQHLKEKFNKYCRLNDHKRPICSGWLTTAGAN; via the exons aTGGCGCGGCTGGCTGCAGTTTGCAGAGACGGGGAAGAGGAATTTCCCTTCGAAAAGAGGCAGATCCCCCTCTACATAGATGACACCCTTACA aTGGTGATGGAATTTCCTGATAATGTGCTAAACCTTGATGGACATCAGAATAATGGTGCACAATTAAAGCAGTTCATTCAG cgaCATAGTATGCTTAAACAGCAGGATCTAAATATTGCCATGATGGTGACATCGCGTGAAGTCTTGAGTGCACTTTCTCAGCTTGTCCCATGTGTTGGCTGTCGTCGTAGTGTGGAACGTCTGTTTTCCCAGCTCGTTGAGTCTGGAAATCCAGCACTTGAGCCCCTTACGGTAGGGCCAAAGGGAGTCCTTTCTGTAACTCGAAGCTGTATGACTGATGCAAAGAAGCTTTATACTCTATTTTATGTGCATGG GTCCAAATTAAATGATATGATAGATGCAATTCCAAAAAGTAAGAAGAACAAGAGATGTCAATTGCACTCCCTAGACACGCACAAGCCAAAACCTTTGGG GGGTTGTTGGATGGATGTGTGGGAACTCATGTCCCAAGAATGCAGGGATGAAGTCGTTTTAATTGATTCTAGTTGTCTTTTAGAAACATTAGAAACATATCTGCGAAAACACAG gtTTTGCACTGACTGCAAAAATAAAGTGCTCCGGGCATACAATATTCTTATTGGTGAACTAGACTGCAGCAAAGAAAAGGGATATTGTGCTGCACTTTATGAGGGTTTGCGTTGTTGTCCACATGAACGTCATATACATGTATGCTGTGAAACAGACTTCATTGCGCATCTTTTGGGTCGAGCTGAACCAGAGTTTGCAGGAGGGTATGA ACGAAGGGAAAGGCATGCTAAGACAATAGACATAGCCCAAGAAGAGGTTTTGACTTGCCTGGGTATTCATCTTTATGAAAGACTACACCGAATTTGGCAAAAGCTACGGGCTGAAGAGCAGACATGGCAGATGCTTTTTTACCTTGGTGTTGATGCTTTACGCAAGAGTTTTGAG ATGGCTGTGGAAAAAGTGCAGGGTATTAGTCGATTGGAACAACTCTGTGAAGAGTTTTCAGAAGAGGAAAGAGTACGAGAACTTAAACAAGAGAAGAAGCGCCAAAAACGGAAGAATAGGCGgaaaaataagtgtgtgtgtgagattccTGCTCCCTTACAGGCAacagaagagaaagaaataagTCAGGAGAAG gAAAACGCAGACTTCATGGACAATAGTTGCAAAGCCTGTGGTAGTACAGAAGATACTAGCAGTTGTGTAGAAGTAATTGTTACCAACGAAAGCACTTCATGTACCTGTCCCAGTAGTGGCACTCTTTTGGGCTCGCCTAAAATAAAGAAAG GTTTATCTCCACATTGTAATGGTAGTGATTGCGGCTATTCATCTAGCATGGAGGGCAGTGAAACGGGATCTCGGGAGGGTTCAGATGTAGCCTGCACTGAAGGCATTTGTAACCATGACGAAAATG GTGATGAGTCATGTGTCCACCGCTGTGAGGATAAAGAGGAGGATGGGGATAGTTGTGTGGAATGTTGGGCTAATTCTGAAGAGAATAACAcaaaaggcaaaaacaaaaagaagaaaaagaaaagcaaaatgttgAAGTGTGAGAACGAGCAT AAGCGTGGAAGTTGTATTGCGGACCCGAGTAGCCGGGAGACCTCAGGAAATACCGTGTGCAGAGAGTTTCCCCTTGACAAGCCCAGAGACCCCCAGGctgaaagctgctgcagctcagaAAAAAATGGGCAGCAGCTGCCTTGGTTTGACCCCAGGAAAAAGGTGTCACGATTTGCAGAGTCTACAGAACCCTCGCTTGCTCCTGACTCGGGAAAGGGCGCCAAGAGCTTAGTGGAACTCCTT gATGAATCTGAATGCACTTCTGATGAGGAAATCTTTATCTCACAAGACGAAATACAGTCATTTATGGCAAACAACAAGTCTTTTTACAGCAATAGAGAACAATACCGACAGCATCTGAAGGAGAAATTTAATAAATACTGCCGCTTAAATGATCACAAGAGGCCCATTTGTAGTGGTTGGTTGACAACGGCTGGAGCGAactaa